From the genome of Candidatus Kapaibacterium sp., one region includes:
- a CDS encoding UbiA family prenyltransferase produces MVEPATVSSAGPPLVVDLDGTLLRTDALWECFVRLLRHRPWRVALIPLWLLQGGRAYVKARLAAETGLQADGLPLREELVRWLQAERQRGRRIILATAAPPSVGESVARRTGLFDAVMTSTDVDNLRGRQKLQRIQSFLGAEPFEYVGNSRADIPIWSAAVAAHIVGTPRFIRRMRRLFTEGRDFPQPLRWRALLKVLRLHQWLKNLLVFVPIILAHRLSEWQLWGMAALAFVALSLVASGLYVFNDLMDVEADRRHPRKRKRPFASGELPLWVGVVLAPVLVAAGAIAAWLGLPQRFWLVLGLYAVASALYSFWLKMVPLVDVVVLAGLYTVRILAGGWATGIPLSGWLMTFAIFLFLSLAFLKRYVELRTTPEAELPRRGYAVEDEALVRSFGTASGYLAVLVFVLYANSPAVVQLYGQPQWLWLSTPLLIYWVAHLWMQAHRRQMSDDPLVFVLRDPVSYAVAVGLGLIFLLASG; encoded by the coding sequence ATGGTGGAGCCAGCCACTGTGAGTTCTGCAGGTCCGCCACTGGTTGTGGATTTAGACGGAACGCTGCTGCGAACAGATGCTCTCTGGGAGTGCTTCGTTCGGCTGTTGCGGCACCGTCCGTGGAGAGTGGCGCTGATCCCGTTGTGGCTGCTGCAGGGTGGGCGAGCGTATGTCAAGGCTCGGCTTGCAGCCGAAACTGGGCTTCAAGCGGACGGTCTTCCCCTTCGGGAGGAGCTCGTAAGGTGGCTTCAGGCCGAGCGGCAGAGGGGACGGAGGATTATCTTAGCTACGGCCGCGCCACCCTCCGTTGGCGAGTCTGTTGCTAGACGCACAGGACTCTTCGATGCGGTGATGACGAGTACAGATGTCGACAACCTCCGTGGGCGGCAGAAGCTGCAGCGGATCCAGAGCTTCCTTGGCGCGGAACCGTTTGAGTACGTCGGGAATTCGCGAGCAGACATCCCTATCTGGTCGGCTGCAGTCGCTGCTCATATCGTGGGGACTCCGCGGTTCATACGACGGATGCGACGCCTCTTCACTGAAGGACGCGACTTTCCGCAACCATTGCGGTGGCGGGCGCTACTCAAAGTTCTACGGCTCCACCAGTGGCTGAAGAACCTACTGGTATTCGTGCCAATCATCCTGGCACATCGCCTCTCGGAGTGGCAGCTCTGGGGGATGGCTGCACTGGCGTTCGTTGCGCTGAGCTTGGTTGCCTCTGGTCTGTACGTCTTCAACGATCTCATGGATGTGGAGGCAGATCGGCGCCATCCTCGGAAGCGGAAACGTCCTTTCGCCAGTGGGGAGTTGCCGTTGTGGGTTGGTGTAGTGCTGGCGCCAGTCCTTGTAGCCGCGGGGGCGATTGCGGCATGGCTCGGCCTGCCACAGCGGTTCTGGCTTGTGTTGGGGCTCTACGCAGTGGCTTCAGCGCTCTACTCGTTCTGGCTCAAGATGGTACCATTAGTGGATGTCGTCGTACTGGCGGGGCTCTACACGGTGCGTATCCTTGCCGGTGGCTGGGCTACTGGGATCCCGCTGTCAGGGTGGCTGATGACGTTTGCGATCTTCCTCTTCCTGAGCCTGGCTTTCCTGAAGCGGTATGTGGAACTGCGGACGACACCAGAGGCCGAGCTCCCGCGCCGGGGCTATGCTGTAGAGGATGAAGCCCTCGTCCGTTCGTTCGGTACAGCCAGTGGCTACTTGGCCGTTCTCGTCTTCGTACTCTACGCCAACAGCCCTGCCGTCGTGCAGTTGTACGGACAACCTCAATGGCTGTGGCTGAGCACACCACTGCTGATCTACTGGGTAGCCCACCTGTGGATGCAGGCGCACCGCCGGCAGATGAGCGATGATCCGCTTGTGTTCGTGCTACGCGATCCCGTCAGCTACGCTGTCGCCGTTGGATTGGGTCTTATCTTCCTCCTTGCCAGCGGATGA
- a CDS encoding FAD-binding oxidoreductase produces the protein MSRRDYLSWGRYPKHRPATVWRLRWRSDPLPAVPLGMTLLPRGYGRSYGDSCLNDGGILVDATGLDRFIALDEENGILRCEAGVSIGQVLELIVPRGFFVPVSPGTQWVSIGGAIANDVHGKNHHRSGSFGRHVQAFELVRSTGERLLCTPTQNPELFRATIGGLGLTGLITWAEIRLRRVETAWMEVELIPFGHVREFFRLSRESDVAFEYTVAWVDVTAQGSHLGRGIFWRGNHARSGVAPSALPATGPTVRVPMDAPSWLLNPWSARKLNALYYWLQRRRPHSQIVPYWTFFHPLDAVGAWNRLYGKRGFVQYQCVVSPAAAEGAVEEMLGRISRARVTALLGVLKVFGVQRSPGMLSFPRPGVTLAVDFAVEGERTWRLLESLDACVREAGGALYPAKDARMSPEMFELSFPCWREFARFRDPAFSSSFWRRVTGEG, from the coding sequence ATGAGCCGGAGGGATTACCTCTCGTGGGGGCGCTATCCGAAGCATCGTCCAGCAACAGTGTGGCGCCTTCGCTGGCGTAGCGATCCATTACCGGCGGTGCCATTGGGGATGACTCTCCTGCCTCGCGGCTACGGGCGGAGCTATGGTGATAGCTGCCTCAACGATGGGGGAATCCTGGTAGACGCAACAGGGCTGGACCGCTTCATCGCTCTCGATGAAGAGAACGGCATCCTACGATGCGAAGCGGGGGTAAGCATCGGCCAGGTGCTGGAATTGATTGTGCCCCGGGGGTTCTTCGTGCCCGTCAGTCCGGGTACGCAGTGGGTTTCGATTGGCGGTGCGATTGCCAACGACGTCCACGGTAAGAACCATCACCGTTCTGGGAGTTTTGGCCGCCATGTGCAGGCGTTTGAGCTTGTGCGCTCCACGGGTGAGCGCCTATTGTGTACTCCCACGCAGAACCCGGAGCTCTTCCGAGCAACGATTGGTGGCCTAGGACTGACGGGGCTCATTACGTGGGCAGAGATCCGACTCCGGCGAGTGGAGACGGCGTGGATGGAGGTGGAGTTGATTCCCTTTGGGCACGTGCGCGAGTTTTTCCGCCTGAGCCGGGAGTCGGATGTAGCCTTTGAGTACACGGTTGCCTGGGTAGATGTCACAGCACAAGGCAGCCACTTAGGACGGGGTATCTTCTGGCGAGGAAACCATGCGCGAAGTGGAGTTGCCCCATCCGCTCTGCCGGCAACTGGCCCGACTGTCCGGGTGCCAATGGATGCCCCGAGCTGGCTTTTGAACCCCTGGAGCGCACGGAAGCTCAACGCGCTGTACTACTGGTTGCAACGTCGGCGGCCACACTCGCAGATCGTACCCTACTGGACCTTTTTCCACCCGCTGGATGCCGTTGGAGCTTGGAATCGGCTCTACGGCAAGCGTGGCTTCGTGCAGTACCAGTGTGTCGTTTCTCCAGCAGCAGCCGAGGGGGCCGTTGAGGAGATGCTAGGGCGAATCTCCCGAGCGCGGGTTACGGCATTGCTTGGCGTGCTGAAGGTCTTTGGAGTACAGCGCTCGCCGGGGATGCTCTCGTTCCCACGGCCTGGCGTGACACTGGCGGTGGATTTTGCAGTTGAGGGGGAGCGGACGTGGAGGCTGCTGGAGTCATTGGATGCTTGTGTCCGTGAGGCCGGGGGCGCGTTGTATCCGGCGAAGGATGCCAGGATGTCGCCGGAGATGTTCGAGCTCTCCTTCCCGTGCTGGCGGGAGTTTGCCCGTTTCCGCGATCCAGCGTTTTCGTCCAGCTTCTGGCGTCGTGTCACAGGAGAGGGGTAG
- a CDS encoding SDR family NAD(P)-dependent oxidoreductase, whose translation MRRVFIVGATSAIAQAVGRLYAAKGARMVLVGRTPEKLDAVVADLQTRGAVVARSILWDARQWDQAPQVVAEAQQGLGEFDVVLIAHGSLPRQEELWPHPERNVEEFHVNATSVVALLSALVPVLEAQRHGVVGVISSVAGERGRAQMAVYGAAKAAVTAFTAGVRGHLFRFGVRAITIKPGYVDTPMTAHLPKTPLVASPQAVARSIYRALERGKPEILYVPWWWRWVMLVVRLIPEAVFKRVRL comes from the coding sequence ATGCGACGAGTCTTCATCGTTGGAGCGACTTCGGCAATCGCGCAGGCGGTCGGGAGGCTCTATGCAGCCAAGGGTGCTCGGATGGTGCTGGTCGGACGGACGCCGGAGAAACTGGATGCTGTTGTGGCAGATTTGCAGACTCGCGGTGCAGTGGTTGCTCGTTCTATCCTCTGGGATGCACGCCAGTGGGACCAAGCCCCGCAGGTCGTGGCAGAAGCTCAGCAGGGATTAGGGGAGTTCGATGTTGTCCTCATTGCCCACGGGAGCCTTCCTCGGCAAGAGGAGTTGTGGCCGCATCCTGAGCGGAACGTTGAGGAGTTCCACGTGAACGCCACCAGCGTCGTAGCTCTCCTAAGCGCTCTAGTGCCGGTGCTGGAGGCCCAGCGCCATGGGGTGGTGGGGGTCATCAGCTCCGTGGCTGGGGAGCGCGGGCGGGCGCAGATGGCGGTCTACGGCGCTGCAAAGGCGGCAGTGACAGCGTTCACTGCAGGTGTTCGCGGGCATTTGTTCCGATTTGGAGTCCGCGCCATTACAATCAAGCCCGGCTACGTGGACACGCCAATGACGGCGCATCTCCCGAAAACCCCTCTGGTTGCCTCGCCACAGGCTGTTGCCCGAAGCATCTACCGGGCTCTGGAGCGGGGCAAGCCGGAAATCCTCTACGTGCCGTGGTGGTGGAGATGGGTAATGCTCGTGGTGCGCCTCATCCCAGAAGCTGTCTTCAAGAGAGTTCGGCTGTGA